Proteins encoded by one window of Bubalus bubalis isolate 160015118507 breed Murrah chromosome 4, NDDB_SH_1, whole genome shotgun sequence:
- the KCNA1 gene encoding potassium voltage-gated channel subfamily A member 1, with amino-acid sequence MTVMSGENVDEASAAPGHPQDSSYPRPAEHDDHECCERVVINISGLRFETQLKTLAQFPNTLLGNPKKRMRYFDPLRNEYFFDRNRPSFDAILYYYQSGGRLRRPVNVPLDMFSEEIKFYELGEEAMEKFREDEGFIKEEERPLPEKEYQRQVWLLFEYPESSGPARVIAIVSVMVILISIVIFCLETLPELKDEKDFPGAVHRLDNTTVVYNANIFTDPFFIVETLCIIWFSFELVVRFFACPSKTDFFKNIMNFIDIVAIIPYFITLGTEIAEQEGNQKGEQATSLAILRVIRLVRVFRIFKLSRHSKGLQILGQTLKASMRELGLLIFFLFIGVILFSSAVYFAEAEEAESHFSSIPDAFWWAVVSMTTVGYGDMYPVTIGGKIVGSLCAIAGVLTIALPVPVIVSNFNYFYHRETEGEEQAQLLHVSAPNLASDSDLSRRSSSTLSKSEYMEIEEDMNNSIGHFRQANIRTGNCTTANQNCVNKSKLLTDV; translated from the coding sequence atgaCGGTGATGTCCGGAGAGAATGTGGACGAGGCTTCCGCTGCCCCAGGCCACCCTCAGGACAGCAGCTACCCGCGGCCGGCCGAGCACGACGACCACGAATGCTGCGAGCGCGTGGTCATCAACATCTCCGGGCTGCGCTTCGAGACGCAGCTCAAGACTCTGGCGCAGTTCCCCAACACGCTGCTGGGCAACCCTAAGAAACGCATGCGCTACTTCGACCCGCTGAGGAACGAGTACTTCTTCGACCGCAACCGGCCCAGCTTCGACGCCATCCTCTACTACTACCAGTCCGGGGGCCGGCTGCGCCGGCCGGTCAACGTGCCGCTGGACATGTTCTCCGAGGAGATCAAATTTTACGAGCTGGGCGAGGAGGCCATGGAGAAGTTCCGCGAGGACGAGGGCTTCATCAAGGAGGAGGAACGGCCCTTGCCCGAGAAGGAGTACCAGCGCCAGGTGTGGCTGCTCTTCGAGTACCCGGAGAGCTCGGGGCCCGCGCGGGTCATTGCCATCGTCTCCGTTATGGTCATCCTCATCTCCATCGTCATCTTCTGCCTGGAGACGCTGCCAGAGCTGAAGGACGAGAAGGACTTCCCGGGCGCCGTCCACCGCCTGGACAACACCACGGTGGTCTACAACGCCAACATCTTCACGGACCCCTTCTTCATCGTCGAGACGCTGTGCATCATCTGGTTCTCCTTCGAGCTGGTGGTGCGCTTCTTCGCCTGCCCCAGCAAGACGGACTTCTTCAAAAACATCATGAACTTCATCGACATCGTGGCCATCATCCCCTATTTCATCACCCTGGGCACCGAGATAGCAGAGCAGGAGGGGAACCAGAAGGGTGAGCAGGCCACCTCGCTGGCCATCCTCAGAGTTATCAGGTTGGTAAGGGTATTTAGGATCTTCAAACTCTCCCGCCACTCTAAGGGCTTGCAGATCCTGGGCCAGACCCTCAAGGCTAGTATGAGGGAGCTAGGGCTGCTCATCTTTTTCCTCTTCATCGGGGTCATACTGTTCTCTAGCGCAGTGTACTTTGCCGAGGCGGAAGAAGCTGAGTCGCACTTTTCCAGTATCCCTGATGCTTTCTGGTGGGCGGTGGTGTCCATGACCACCGTAGGATACGGTGACATGTACCCTGTGACAATTGGAGGCAAGATCGTGGGCTCCTTGTGTGCCATCGCTGGTGTGCTGACAATTGCCCTGCCCGTACCTGTCATTGTGTCCAATTTCAACTATTTCTACCACCGAGAAACTGAGGGGGAAgagcaggctcagttgctccacgtTAGCGCCCCTAACTTAGCCTCTGACAGTGACCTCAGTCGGCGCAGCTCGTCCACTCTCAGCAAATCTGAATACATGGAGATCGAAGAGGATATGAATAATAGCATAGGCCACTTTAGACAGGCCAATATCAGAACTGGCAATTGTACCACAGCTAACCAAAACTGTGTTAATAAGAGCAAGCTACTGACTGATGTTTAA